The Argopecten irradians isolate NY chromosome 6, Ai_NY, whole genome shotgun sequence genome has a window encoding:
- the LOC138326217 gene encoding antho-RFamide neuropeptides-like — protein sequence MRGHRRNRECGEIGGIGKTGEQVGQERQRGGRRYREDGRNRRDREGGRNRRDGEGGRNMRDREGGRIGKAEGTGGYERQKEQGDRECGGNRRDKECEENRRDREGVGNKGVGRNRRYREDGGTGGIGKTEGTGGIGKAEGKGGIGKTGEQEG from the coding sequence ATGCGGGGACACAGGAGGAATAGGGAATGCGGGGAAATAGGAGGGATAGGGAAGACGGGGGAACAGGTAGGACAGGAAAGACAAAGAGGGGGCAGGAGGTATAGGGAAGACGGAAGGAACAGGAGGGATAGGGAAGGAGGAAGGAACAGGAGGGATGGGGAAGGCGGAAGGAACATGAGGGATAGGGAAGGCGGTAGAATAGGGAAGGCGGAGGGAACAGGGGGATATGAAAGACAGAAGGAACAGGGGGATAGGGAATGCGGGGGAAACAGGAGGGATAAGGAATGCGAAGAGAACAGAAGGGATAGGGAAGGCGTAGGGAACAAGGGAGTAGGGAGAAACAGGAGGTATAGGGAAGACGGGGGAACAGGAGGGATAGGAAAGACGGAGGGAACAGGAGGGATAGGGAAGGCGGAAGGAAAAGGAGGGATAGGGAAGACGGGGGAACAGGAGGGATAG